The following is a genomic window from Labeo rohita strain BAU-BD-2019 chromosome 11, IGBB_LRoh.1.0, whole genome shotgun sequence.
TGTATGTGCATTATTGTAAAGGGTAGGTTTagttaataaaacagaatgtgATAGGTAGCAATATGTCCGGCCgtagctgtatcccttctagccacaaccgCGAAAAAGTCCGGACTGATTTACGACAGCAACCAATGCTGTAATAACAACAGTGGTATATTTACAACAGCAAATGCCACTCACTTAACTGTAGGGGGCTCCAAAGTCACAAAAATTCATAAAACTACATACAGTTACTTTAaatcaagtaaaaaaataatatttggtgTAACTATGCTTTGCTTTAAACAGCTTTTTTCTAGATACGCATGTGCACAGTTTTAAGGTAGTTTGCAGGTAGGACAATTTAGGCATATTACCATCTGTTTTAAGACTCCTTTAAGACCAAATCAAAATTTCTATTGCAAGATTTGCAAAAGGAATGTTGGAAATGTAACACCAACAAGCTATCAAAGAAAGTCTCTGTTGTATTTTGTCCTTTAAGTGATTGTTGTACCTTGattattaatacaatataaagaattaaattccattattatcaatatggccgaaatacaaatataaagtaTTACCTTGTGTCTTGGAATTGCTGGACAGCTCATGTTTAATAGCAGGGTGAACAGGAATGTAACAAAGTCCAACATAAAAAtagctatataaaaaaaactacattaaattTACCAGCAGAAACAAAGTGCAGATTCCTTCTTTTCCTAAATAATTTTGTTGACTGAGTAAAACAAAGTAGTCTTCATTTTAAAGTTCTTGTGCAAAGGCTGTTTGAATGAAGGTAACTTGGATAAAGTGTCATACTTCTAGCAGACGAATGATTAAATCTAGGTTTATCAGCACTATGATTTAAGAGAGAGCACACGAATCAGAATTTTTAGGCATCCCATCCTCATTCGTCTCATCACCTTCATCTTCAGCTTCACTTTCCACCAAATCTCCGCCCAGCTGCGTGTCAGGAGTGGAAGGACTGGGTGAGAACTCGGACGGAGCATCTTCATAGCCGCTGCTTTCATCATTATCATCTCCACCCTGAGCTTCATGCTTCTGACTGTGAAACACTGACTGACTCAATGTTTGGTCGACCATTTTCTTCAGTTTTAATAATGGGCTTGCGTTCGGATCCACTGAAGTGCCTTCACGGTCTGCGAGCGGCCTGGCGTCCTGGTCCACTGACGTCCCCTCCGGAGCACCCTGGAGCCAGACGGGCCCTGTGTGATGTGACTGAAGCTGCTCGCTGTTTCTTTCCTGCAGAGGATACAAAACACACTGAAAAGATGAAACACAATCTTCTTGATCCCTATAAACCAATAGTGACTCATCAAACATGCAATTTGTATGCTAGTTTTGAACTGTATGTGCTGATCACATCACAGGACTCAGAACAGTCTGATATTATTGCTGTGaaattaaaatcagaattacaaaagtcataaaattaaaaaaaaaagcttaaacaTCACTGACACGTCATTGCTTTCAATAAAAAGTGTGGTGCTTTTATTTGGTTTATATTTGCTCATTACGCCCTCTTATGGAAGCAAGAGACAACACAGTATGTTTTTACTTCTACCacaaattatgaaaatgtttctacattttcaatataattagaatattattatttaagtataAAAAATTCATATTTAGTTTATTAGCCATTTTGACAGCCGTGCTGGTTATGTCTGGTAATTTCAcataaataccatggttaaaagCACAGATACATTAGTAGGTGTTCACTCCCTTAACTTCACTTACTAATAAACTAATAAGGTTTGTAAGGTACCACATCACCATCTAGAGTCCTTTCTCAACAACACCAATAAAACAGTCTCGTTTGGTCCATACCCCTTCAACATCTACTGTTAAATATCATATCACTCTACACATCATTGTTCTCACATAATAGAATATTTTCAACTGAAATCTATAATgtccatttatttgtttaaaaaccttttaGGTTGATACAAAACCATAACCACATTGATCACCCTTGCTGggatttaaaatgactgttcaTTATCTCTTACTTAAATTGATAATTCATAAAAACACATCTTCCTGAAACTCAAGCCCCATATAAACACCAGAAAATATCCAGGCACATTTTCAGCATGATCTAatgataaatgattaaacatcaATGAAACAGCAAGAGGTGAACACACTCACCGTTCTCCAAATACGGTTACGTAAGCACACAGAAACTGCCAGCATGTCTCTACTTTGGCTTTACGCTGCAGCTGCAGTTTCTGTTCATTTCTAAATGTGATTATGTAAGCTTAGTCTTTTCTCACCTCCTTTAACCTCTCCACCTCCTGCATTAATGAGGCAACCTTGTCCTCCAACTTCCTCCTCATCTCTCTTTCTCGCTCCAGTTCCTGCAGTTAGAATGACAGTGAGTCTACAGAAAGAGAGAACTGGATTCCAACAGATATGAAATCCATGTAATCCACACATGTCCTCaatcaaaagtaatattttacaaatgttttctcCATTATGTCTATCAGTTTAACATATCTCTATTTGTTGCATTTCACAGTACCATAGTGACAGTATGATTCTCTCTCTGGGTTTCAGCGAGCATCTCTTCCGTGCTCTCGAGGGCGTCCTGAAGACAGTCCACCTGGAACAGAAGAGTCTCCTGCTGGAGCTCAAGGGTTCGCACCTCCTGCAAAGAGTCCTCATAGTTTGCTCTCATCTCCATCTGCACAGGTGAAGCAAAACAGAGATTTAGTTGCAACGCCCTAAAAACAAGGACTGGCAGTAGATATGCTCTGGCAAGGAGGAGTAAACGGGAAAGGAGGCGAATGAAAGAATAGGGCAGCTGTGATTTTGATAATAACTGGTGTGTATTTTGATACAGTGGTTTCAGTGATCCAATCATTCACCTGTGTTTAATGCTCactatttatgatttattcaccAAAACTGCATGTTAATACAGAACTATAGTTATCTGcatcagttttcattttgacTTCCAAGTTAACATGGCAAGTAATATTACTGGAATGGACTAAGGTTGCTTGTAAAGTTTTCTTAAAAAGATGATTATGCAAGACTTTGATGCCCTTTAtggatgatttttaatatttaatcagtTCCAAAAGAGTGTCTGATTCTGgcatttttctttctctcgAGTCTAAACTGTTTTCAAACCACCTTCATATCTATCAATCTTAAAGTagattttaccatttttatttttcaaaacaaagtaTAGATTTGTACAAAAACAATCCCTCTCAATCATTACTTACTATCTAGTGTGTGGTGGTGTTTGTGTCTTCAGAGACACTGGCTGTATTTTCTtgttaggggttcaagcacataAAATGGTCACTTATGAGCGATTTacacgtaaaactgatcatgcagaccaaaccataagtcgtagagacttgaaatttGGAGGGATGGTGgtactcacaccacctacaacgtgaccaaggctcgccccaatcggctTGACAGAGGTGCTACAGCGATCGAAagtatgaaatcactcataactccaAAACTGTCAGTTGCAGGCTGAGATTCGATCGTGAGCCTGGCAAATTTTTGGGGTATTTcgcatttttttgcaaaacgtACTTTTGCggactagtcctaggtttttcgccatatgggaaccaaaccagtgcagaaagattctctggagagtgaatatcaataattatcaaaaaaagttgaactttcgactcaccatGGCAAAGGGACGGCAAAACATTCGAagggggcagggccacttttagtaaaacgcgcataactcctgaacagaatgagatatcttcgcccAAACTCagcacacttatgtaagagctcaagctgaggtcacaggaataaaaaaaaatttggagattggccacttggtggcactataagaggggaaaaaacataaatatggcTATAACTAGGCAACCATTTgttctatcaacatgaaaatcactgtgcactatcttggtccaaagtgccacaagtgtatatggggacatttgcatatctcaaaaaaacatggcagCCATTGCCCGATggagtttgagcacctattagacaaggttaacagaggctgaTCTGAACAAAACTCTGTGGacctgtttgactcacagccTCAAAGGTCTGTgataaatttgaaagaaatcagccacttgAACTCCGGTAATTGCtacttgcagctatatttttattattctcttGCTCAAGATGTTTGTGGGATGGAGTTTTGGCCAGTGTGTGTATCGTCTATCTGAAGCTCAGGAAGCTCTGCTTCGCTATATTGCTATTGCCTCACTAACTGCTGTCTGTAGCTCAACAGATTTCAGtcattgtaattacatttttttttttaagacacaTAATTACTGTTTATTAGCGAGCTAAACAAATGATAGCTACATTTGGTCTCAAATACTTGTAAAACACCTCATGACTCATTCTTACGCTCTTGGGACGCTGTTTTACGTGATGTTGGGCTGAGTGTGTTTTGTCAGCTGATATGATGTCAGAGGCAGGGGACGATTCTGGTAGTGCTGAGCCTGCTCATGAGGAGGAGTTTGAATGCTGTGTTTAAAAACAGTAGCAAATAATCTTGCATACAGCACCTTTACATtgacaagttttttttattttatagtgtgTAAAACACGCTCTCATATCAGTCCAGCCTGTCATTCTCACCAGACAAACAATGTTAGTATCACCAGCCAAAGTTTCCATTAAATCTGATgcatatttcagtttatttatggACAAAAACAATCCATTCAGATATGACGTGATTGttagaaatttaaattttaaaaacaaataatatccAATTATGAAATACTTTATATTTGCTCTCACCATGTAATGCATTAATCTCTACCAATCAAAGTTACACGAATGTacagttctttaaataaataataataatataaaaaaaaacaatctagaTGCTTTAACAGCATTAATATAATCTACAAACAAGCTTTACTTCATGGGTAATATTAGTTATCATTGACAGCAGGTTTATATGAATTAACTGCTgtattatcacaaaataaatgagCATGTGACAGTACAGCAAAGCACGGCTTTAACTCCACAAAACAAACTCTGCACAAAACGTCTCAGTTTCCTAAAGATTTAATTATGTTTCTactccaaattgagatttaatcattttaatgatgttttgtctttgttgtGGGTGTTCATTCACCCACTGTGCACCcgtcttgtgtgtttttgtcaagcGTCTGGATTGTTTTCACTGGTTTAGCGTTCTTGTGTTGTCATGTTTAAGCATGCAGCTTGTGAAGCTTTTCATTGGCCGTGTGTTCTTGTGTGAACCCAtggtgtttgctgtgtttgtttcTATGGCCGTTTCTCAAATGGAAGGCTGCATCCTCCGGAGGTCGCATTTGTAGGATGTATACGTCATAAAGAAGAtcttaaattataatattaaccATTATAAATTTGACCATTATTCTTAGTGAAGCgtaaatcattatgaaaatgtttatgaCTCGCGAAGTAATGCtcagttaactgaaataaactggGACTGACGACGTATGCAGCCTTCAAATGCGACCTCCGGAGGATGCAGCCTTCCATTTGATAAACGGCCTATAAGCCATGTGTTCTGCCATTTATTGTCTTAACCCCAACCTTATAGTTTCTGATTATTGGTTCATTTGTCCTATCTGCTGTCCCTCGTTATCCTCCTCATTTCCATCCTGTGTTCTCCGTCCTGTGTCAGATCATCAATGATCATCTTATGTCACTGAACTCCCAGTTGTGTTCAGCCCTGATTTATCCTGCACTGACCTGCTTTGCACTGCCAGTCTGTTTTTCTCTTCAggatagtttttatttattttttaaatatgaataaagctTACTGAAGTCTGCGCTCGAGTCCTTGTCTCATCCTTAGCCAGACCTGGCAGTAAAGATCTGCGAAGAGATCGCCTCGTAATCCTGTAATCCTTCATATAAGACTGTCTCTGTCTAGCTGGGTTTTTGCCACCTGCCTATTTGACTCATTTAGTGGAACGATAGTTGTTTTGATTCATCCCAGTGACACAAactatttattcaactttattctGCCTTTATTTATAATAAGAAGTGATGAGTGACTTTTTCTGTCAGTTTTTGTATTATGAGAATTATGAGTCAGTCATTGTATCATTTACTCAACTAATATATTTAGAAACACTGTGTAGTTCATGATTGAAACCAGtcttattaaacttttaaaaattataattaaaacgGATTCAAATTAGCACGTCTACACACCAACAAAGAGACTCGAGCAATAGTGTTTAAGCACCATCAGCACTTTCaccacaaaaaacaacaaagcagGTTTATCATTCTTACCAACTTTTAAGCTTGACTTTTATAAATACACAAGTTCATATAATGTCCTTGAACTATTTCCTGAATCTAATGAAGTGTTTATCCAATGAGAGCCAAAGTAATGCTTCAGGATGAACAGGATGAAACCTCACGGCCCATCTGTTTACATCACAGTGTGCACTATGAAGATAGGAAAAGGCCACTAAAGCAGTCATTTGATTAGCAAAGGATGGGCTCATTAGTCAGTGCATAGGAAATGCATAACAATGATCTGTTCATCTAAACGAATACTTAAGACACACCTATTCCTGATTCACTTGGACTCGCCTTACATGAGTCACAGCCTTCATCACCTCCAAACCTGCTCCTCAAACACTGCAGACTTCTTGTGTCTCAACTcgctttaaggattcatcttATAGCACTGACATTGTCAGTATAAAGCCTAGCTTAGCATGCATCACCTGCCATGGAAACTGCCACTGTTGTGAATCAGCAGCTTATGTAATTCCTAACAGTATACATAAATTTTGTTAGAAAAGGTATAAAAAACTTACCATTTCTGTGTTTTCAGAAAGTAGATCATCCTCactctaaaacaaaaaaacctcaTTACTatacaaaacaaatacactAGTGTATCATATTCAGCAAATATAGTTCTGTAAGAGAGACGTAAGGgaacagatttgtagaaatgtagcattccatcatctgctcacaaatggatcctctgcagtgaaagGGTGCCATtcaaatgagagtccaaacagctgataaaaatatcacaataatctaAAACGATATGTTCACTAAAGAGAGCAATATGGATAGAGGATTTGCAGGCAGAAGCAATggattaaagttaaaaacatcttaatgatggatttgtttcttacaaacacacagcttttggcttctcaagatgttaattgatggacttgaatcgtgtggattacttgtggattactgtggtGTCTTTATCAGcagtttgaactctcattctgacagcaccattcactgcagaggatcctttggtgagaaagtgatggaatgctacatttctccaaatctgatgaagaaacactcatctacattttcatagctcattttcagcaaatgctcatttttggctgaactattcctcTAAGCACACTAGAAGAATGATGTTCTGTTCAGCTATAGTTCACTTTCAAATTACATCTGCCTAAAAGCAAACACTTAGGCTGCAATCATCACATTACTAACATGGCTTTCTTGCTTTTGTCCTCTTTTTAATGATCCATATCTGCTATCACTGCGCGACAGGTGTCTGCTCGATTCTTCTGCCTGCAGGACACAAACAACAATCACAGTACTGATAAgtaataagaagtttaaaacaacaaagaTTTCCatgtaatttatgttatttGTCACACAATGTAAATTTgtactaaaacatgttaaaatgtgagTTTGAAGCGTGTTTTATGTTGTAGTAAGATCATACATTCATACAATCACGGTCAAACTGAATGTGTTATTCAAAGTCATACCTTAAATCAACCAAACTTTAAAGGGTTTTGAgaagtttaaaaatacaatctAGTTACAATAGCTTCAGAAATATGTAGGATTCTGAAAATTCATGAAAATGACTTTTATTACTGAAGTACTAAAAACGAAATacacttttgattaaaaaaacatgtactTCATGATCCTTTTAAGAGTGAATGTGTGCATATTGTGAACCTTTCCTGAAagctttttggtaaaataaaataatgcttcaaatgcattacttttctATAAATTCTAGTTATTCtactgttattttttctttattcccTTAAAtccttttattcttttaaatctTACGTGCCCCTTTTTAATACAAAGAGTAAATGTTGCATTATATTAaactataatatattaatattaaatataattaaatgaagtttttaacattatttatcaaattcacttacaatgttttttgtttgtctgtttacatttcaatgcaaaactaaaaaaacaaaaacaaatgttaaaacaaaaattaagatatgcTTCAATGGCATTTTTCCCCTGTGTTTTTCCTCCCTCTTGTGATACAGAATGGAGGGACAAATCAAACTTCATCACAGGCCGACtttgtttcaggtttctctgatttacataaaaaggaccattacatttgtatatttttatatttaaaaaaaaaaatccctctaCCCACCccataaaaatgctgatttatgatAGATCACAGAAGTCTTTTTTCTTCTAAATGGCTTGATTCCAAAAACATTTTGCTTCAGGACTGTAGGTGATCTGTGAAAGGATGTTGAAATCACAATGACAGGCTTGTTGCATAAAATGGCTTGTtgcacaatttattattattatttttatttatttaatcttattttgtttttaagttgtgCAGCAGCTGTGACTGCATATTGTCCTGAAATGAGTACATTTCTAAGGGTAACAATAGATGTGAAGAGACAAAGGCACAGAACCTTACTGAGACCACTAACCTGCAAAACAAAAGTCGTGTGTTTgttaaaacatgaataaaataaatgagcaaAGCAGGATTTGTACGACCACAGCGGTCAAATCGAAActtacacatttattaatacataataaacacattaatgtttgcTATCAGTGAAGTCAGTAAATCGAGAAGTTAAACATGGACAGCTCATTTCTAAATAGGCTGTTTCATTCTAATTGTTCATCACGTCTGtgtctgaagaaaaaaaaaaacatcttaacatCTTTAAATCGTATTTCATCGCGAGATTCAGCATCGTCGCGCACATCACAGGAGGGTGTGctctattaaaataacactacgCCCTTATTTACAaagaattacaataaatatgttACTAATAATCACCTAAATGTTGGTTTAAAAGATGTGTGTGCTTGATTATTTGTCACACCCTGATGCTACAGTCAGAAAAACCTGAAGAGCTGCCCGCGTCGATGATCACACTGCGagcattatgtaatattattccCAACTTATCgaggttttgtattttataatagaTCACATAATCCATCTGACACGATGAGGATCGGCTCCGGTCGATCACCAAAGATCAGCAGAGAGTGAACTGCTGAAATCCGAATTAAGTCACGACAAAGGAGATTTGTAGATGTGATTCACTTACGTCTCTGATAATGTGCCGTAGAGACTCGTCTTCACTCATACCCCGTGAGAGCGTCCGTTTCCTCAGCGAACCCACTTTCTCAAGGTTGTCCGAATGCATCTTCCCACATGTAAAAACTCTTAAAGtgtccagaaaaaaaatgtcagaggagACCGTGTCTTGGAAGTGTTTTCGTCAGTGCTTCTCTACCGGAGCAGACAGTTTAGTTTAGGGTGGGTGCCGTTGTATGGTGGGCGGGGCGTGGAGACTCGAGTGGGCGGGTCTATTTCGTTCTAAGTAAGTTTATCATAGAATGTCTGTATTCCCGTACAAAGAAACAATCCCCTGGAATTACGTCAGTACTTTGACATATTAGgtaaaaattatagtttttgttttgaactgaaaatataaaattatctTTTCAGCTATATAATTGGCACAGAAAGTCTATGTGAAAAAACTTTAAAGCAAAGAAGTCTGAAatttaccctggtgaaaaaaacagcatatgttggtaggtatgttttgatgctggtttaagctggtccttgaccagcaacatacttttttttgcaatttatggGTTATTCTGCAGTATGAGTTAAAAGTAAATTTCAGACTTCTTAAATTTTAATTAGAACATAAAGGCTAAATAAAGGCTAATTCAATTTGCAGTCACACTGTTGCTATTATGGCATTACAATATgggcatttaatcatttatatgctGTAGAAGTTAAGTAGAATACATTCACCTTTCTGTACAATCTCTTTCAATAGGATTCTACTTTATCTGTCATAAGTTATTCAATTATCCAACCGAATTgtcaaaactatatatatatattatctttATTGGCCtctttaaaaaattttactcaACAACCCCTGCAAACACACCATTTGATAAAACACCATTACATTTAACACACCAGCCGataaaagccatatcttttttGTCAGGACTTTATTGGAACAGAACATGATAAATACACCCACAAGGAGCTGATATAAACTTAGGAATCATTGTCATATGGTAGTGGACACATGTGGACATCATTGGCCTTCATGACCAAAATGAAATGGATaagaataaaaactgaaaactcTCTTTCTACAAAACagaacaatttaattttttttggatgGTATAATCATCTACTGAATTCATTACAAAACAAGTGTGTATTTTTTCTCTGGAAGCCAcgctaaatgaataaacattgtTACAGTGTTCCTGACGTGGGTCAGACCCTGAGTCAGATACCACATATAGACATTGCCTGTAACATTAAAACCAGAAGTAGATGCACAAGATTTAAGAAAGCTATGATTCCGTATTCATTATATAACACAAGAGGAGgacattgtacttttttttttttttttttttttttttttttttttttttttttggtatttatttaaagaagaagATCACTTCCAAATGtgcatgcatagtctgtgtaatccgagtcaatacagttagggtaggtcaaaaaaattcccatctcattttctcctccaacttcaaaatcgtcctacattgctgcagaagtaccaacccagtgtttacaaagtaaacgtgCAAAGAATATCaaattgacctggattacacagactaagcatgcacatcacagagctagacaagacaagcatttaaggttaaaaaatatataaataacataagaaAATAACCTTtcatttagctagataagacccttctttc
Proteins encoded in this region:
- the si:ch1073-456m8.1 gene encoding leucine-rich repeat flightless-interacting protein 2, with translation MHSDNLEKVGSLRKRTLSRGMSEDESLRHIIRDAEESSRHLSRSDSRYGSLKRGQKQESHSEDDLLSENTEMMEMRANYEDSLQEVRTLELQQETLLFQVDCLQDALESTEEMLAETQRENHTVTMELEREREMRRKLEDKVASLMQEVERLKEERNSEQLQSHHTGPVWLQGAPEGTSVDQDARPLADREGTSVDPNASPLLKLKKMVDQTLSQSVFHSQKHEAQGGDDNDESSGYEDAPSEFSPSPSTPDTQLGGDLVESEAEDEGDETNEDGMPKNSDSCALS